One genomic window of Actinoalloteichus hoggarensis includes the following:
- a CDS encoding ABC transporter ATP-binding protein, producing MLQVTDLLRRFGTNTVLDQISFTTAPGRATVLVGPNGAGKTTLLRCVAGVDHADEGEVRWAGREIRESDPRIRAAMAVGLDDVDFFPDVSVVEHLDLLARAHGDSDPEEMLDDVLAELGLSAIADRLPGTLSSGQRRRLGLASCFVRPRELLVLDEPEQRLDAAGRRWLVERLLAEKAAGVAILLSCHDEDVTSAVADECVPVGRG from the coding sequence GTGCTCCAGGTGACGGATCTCCTCCGCCGATTCGGAACGAACACGGTCTTGGATCAGATCAGCTTCACGACCGCTCCCGGCCGGGCCACCGTGCTGGTCGGACCGAACGGCGCGGGCAAGACGACCCTGCTGCGCTGCGTCGCGGGGGTCGATCACGCCGATGAGGGCGAGGTGCGCTGGGCGGGCCGTGAGATCCGGGAGAGCGATCCGAGGATCAGGGCGGCGATGGCCGTGGGACTGGACGACGTCGACTTCTTCCCGGACGTCTCGGTGGTCGAGCACCTCGACCTGCTGGCACGGGCGCACGGCGACTCCGACCCCGAGGAGATGCTCGACGACGTCCTCGCGGAGCTGGGCCTGAGCGCCATCGCCGACCGCCTCCCGGGCACCCTGTCCTCGGGCCAACGCCGCAGGCTGGGGCTGGCCTCCTGCTTCGTCCGGCCTCGGGAGCTGTTGGTCTTGGACGAGCCGGAGCAGCGCCTCGACGCCGCGGGCAGGCGGTGGCTCGTCGAGCGTCTTCTCGCCGAGAAGGCGGCGGGCGTGGCGATCCTCCTGTCCTGCCACGACGAGGACGTGACCTCGGCGGTGGCGGACGAGTGCGTACCGGTGGGACGCGGATGA
- a CDS encoding DUF6297 family protein has product MTAPPAASPHAPERAAVSARTLRALLRSRRRGRPAATTVAGRIYEGLLYALVPGGLLVQAVLAALDWSRASGSLADPAATGRPAVAAVLICLGLAVRAAAELGPLSVSSTNMTWLFSTPVDRGALLSRRFAATTAAAAALSTALVFGAALAVGIADVDLLWSAVLGASVGVIALSLAVVAQRHRRGPARVARVGMLLAALGGVLAVAAILTTTSTMPLPTPPTPPVAVLAVPALLAAAWSLLAARRATSGIDRGALNEAAEVSGAVRVSVGWLDTSLIADLLEQRRWRRRAVVRSSRLTGRGVATLVRAELRRVLRRRASIGWWAALGLLPYVTAALLPPFWTMPATLVIGYLALGRLSSGLRLTARSAALRRTLPFSDAAIRRTMLVVPAVAALVWGAAVAPAVAGSPWAGTAVTLALVGLAGVLRSAKRPPIDYHTGGTLDPISGAVPVALLVQVFSGPDLVVVAAVLWAAGIGLPFAALLASAAIAWSLWQDHRSTPAA; this is encoded by the coding sequence ATGACGGCCCCACCTGCCGCGTCGCCGCACGCGCCGGAACGGGCCGCCGTCTCCGCACGGACCCTGCGTGCGCTCCTGCGGTCCCGACGGCGCGGACGGCCCGCCGCGACGACGGTGGCGGGCCGGATCTACGAGGGTCTGTTGTACGCCCTGGTCCCCGGCGGTCTGCTCGTGCAGGCGGTGCTGGCGGCCCTCGACTGGTCCCGTGCCTCGGGTTCGCTTGCCGACCCGGCCGCCACCGGCCGGCCGGCCGTCGCCGCCGTCCTGATCTGTCTCGGACTGGCGGTGCGCGCGGCGGCCGAACTGGGTCCGCTCTCGGTGTCCTCCACCAACATGACCTGGCTCTTCTCCACACCGGTCGACCGGGGCGCCCTGCTCTCGCGCAGGTTCGCCGCCACGACGGCGGCCGCGGCCGCCCTGTCCACGGCGCTGGTCTTCGGCGCGGCCCTCGCGGTCGGAATCGCCGACGTCGACCTCCTCTGGTCGGCGGTGCTCGGCGCGTCCGTCGGCGTGATCGCCCTGAGCCTCGCCGTCGTGGCCCAGCGGCATCGGCGGGGTCCCGCCCGGGTGGCCCGCGTCGGCATGCTGCTCGCCGCCCTCGGCGGGGTCCTCGCGGTCGCCGCGATACTGACGACGACCTCGACCATGCCGCTGCCCACGCCGCCGACGCCGCCGGTGGCGGTGCTCGCGGTGCCCGCGCTGCTCGCGGCGGCATGGAGCCTCCTGGCCGCACGGCGGGCCACGAGCGGCATCGATCGCGGCGCGCTGAACGAGGCAGCCGAGGTGTCGGGGGCGGTGCGCGTCTCCGTCGGCTGGCTGGACACGTCGCTGATCGCGGATCTCCTGGAGCAGCGACGCTGGCGCCGCCGAGCCGTCGTGCGCAGCAGCCGGCTCACGGGCCGGGGCGTCGCCACACTCGTCCGCGCCGAACTCCGGCGAGTACTGCGTCGCCGGGCGTCGATCGGCTGGTGGGCCGCCCTGGGACTGCTGCCCTACGTGACCGCCGCCCTGCTTCCCCCGTTCTGGACCATGCCCGCCACGCTGGTGATCGGGTATCTCGCCCTCGGCAGGCTCTCCAGCGGGTTGCGGCTCACCGCCCGCAGCGCGGCGCTGCGGCGCACTCTGCCCTTCTCCGACGCCGCCATCCGCCGCACGATGCTGGTGGTGCCCGCCGTCGCCGCGCTGGTGTGGGGGGCCGCCGTCGCACCGGCCGTCGCGGGGTCACCGTGGGCGGGCACCGCGGTGACCCTCGCCCTGGTCGGGCTGGCCGGGGTGCTGCGTTCGGCGAAGCGACCGCCGATCGACTACCACACCGGGGGAACGCTCGATCCGATCAGCGGCGCCGTGCCGGTGGCCCTGCTCGTGCAGGTGTTCTCCGGACCCGATCTCGTCGTGGTCGCCGCCGTGCTGTGGGCGGCGGGCATCGGGCTTCCCTTCGCCGCGCTGCTCGCCTCGGCGGCGATCGCCTGGAGCCTGTGGCAGGACCACCGGAGCACCCCCGCCGCCTGA
- a CDS encoding DUF3817 domain-containing protein: protein MSDVTETKAPAPTAPAGTLLRYRVISYVVGVMLVALVLVAMPVRYIAGDPFLVALIGPLHGFLYMVYLVLCFDLALKAKWSIKATILTLLAGTVPFLSFVAEHIVTRRVRAGIRI, encoded by the coding sequence GTGTCAGACGTGACCGAGACGAAGGCGCCCGCCCCGACGGCGCCGGCCGGAACCCTCCTGCGGTACCGGGTGATCTCCTATGTCGTCGGCGTGATGCTGGTGGCGCTGGTGCTGGTCGCGATGCCCGTCCGGTACATCGCGGGCGATCCGTTCCTGGTCGCGCTGATCGGCCCGCTGCACGGCTTCCTGTACATGGTCTATCTGGTGCTGTGCTTCGATCTCGCCCTCAAGGCGAAGTGGTCGATCAAGGCGACGATCCTCACCCTGCTGGCGGGCACCGTTCCGTTCCTGTCCTTCGTCGCCGAGCACATCGTCACGCGCAGGGTCCGCGCGGGCATCCGCATCTGA